A DNA window from Thiothrix subterranea contains the following coding sequences:
- a CDS encoding 2-oxoacid:acceptor oxidoreductase family protein produces the protein MFGIKKPVTPTVKYPGTRMAMDGNAAVIMCEREASDAAGAYPITPSTQMGEYWAEEVAKGHVNNAGQPLIFVEPESEHAAAAVTAGMSMTGLRATNFSSAQGVAFMHESLYAAVGKRLPYVLNIGCRAITKASLNVHCGHDDYHCIDDTGFFQIFAKNAQEAADLNLIGRKIAEMSLTPAAVAQDGFLTTHLIEPLQVPERELIAEFLGNPADMIDCPTPAQEMIYGPKRRRVPEVWSVDNPMVAGTVQNQDAYMQATAAQRPYFFDHIRDLSEKAMAEYASLTGRYYGRIAEYRCDDADYVILGQGSMIVQAEAVADYLRDTRKLKVGVINLTMYRPFPGDLISKALKGKKGCVVLERTDQPLAEDLPVMREVRASLTKSMENGFATRGELPYPLYASYKSGEAPALYSGCYGLGSRDLQPEGIIGAIENMLPNGKNQRFFYLGIDFYRNAASPRQEVYFNDLLSRYPQIKDLSVYGSENPNLMPKGSITVRMHSVGGWGAITTGKNLAMTLYDLLGFDIKANPKYGSEKKGQPTTYYLSAAPEPIRLSCEYHFVDVVLSPDPNVFLHSNPLHGLDKDGVFIIQSSLGSSAEVWAQIPRQAQKYIVDHGIRIYYIDGFKIAREEASNAELQFRMQGNAFQGAFFAASPLMARNNMTRDTLFDAIEKQLRDKFGSKGARVVEDNLKVVRRGFDEIIEITEKTVGLTPEAVRKQASSLPIMLKQLPEGDGRLSDIHRFWEQTGSFYLEGKGSGNLADPYMATGLMPVATGFYRDMTQIRFEYPEFKPENCTACGNCYSVCPDSAIPGLVNSISDVFNSAIMTIERGGNPTRFLRREVRTVEKKLRGLIDQNGEAANVNQLIDHAVLETLAESPLEGTEKQSLEREFSRLLATIGDFRFAITKPYYSTREKKQAGSGGLFSITINPYTCKGCMECIKVCDDQALVAVPQTESAVERMRKEWKFWLELPTTAPEFSRIDDLDEKVGALETLLLDKHNYHSMMSGDGACLGCGEKTSIHLFTATVTALLQPRVKSHLEKIDNLINQLETKVRMTLANNINLGDTAAFRAAIDGNKEHDLTLGILSHSLEADGPTQPLNQQWLKDITKLLDALRNLKWRYTEGQTKQGRAEMGIINATGCTSVWASTFPFNPYPFPWANHLFQDAPSMAMGIFEGHMAKMADGFKAIRKAELIIADKYDPAEHDSILTYFNWKAFSDEEWRLCPPVVAVGGDGAMYDIGFQNLSRALMSGMPIKVLVLDTQVYSNTGGQACTSGFIGQVSDMAPYGKAWKGKTEIRKEMSLIGMAHRTSFVLQSSISNMTHMIEGFIDGLNSRRPALFNIYAVCQPEHGVADDAAEQQSKLAVESRAYPLFRFDPDAGETLKDCASIEGNPSIDTDWPTYTLEYTDEKGKTASMKVPMTFADFALTEGRFRKSFRKAPPETWNDNMVQLHDFIELDEDARDGLFPYIWAVDGKNRLMRVLVAQELVASTEERRGFWHQLKSLTGVDQVVDLDAIKLQAKAEVAQQLTATLMGMAAGSVPAGLLASGGNGALSPATGAPAANAGSFEPVWVDSPECTACDECININPAIFAYNDQKKAIVINPQGGPFKDIVKAAEKCTAGCLHPGTPHNPNEAGLDKLVARAAKYQ, from the coding sequence ATGTTCGGAATCAAGAAACCTGTTACCCCTACCGTCAAGTACCCCGGTACGCGCATGGCAATGGACGGCAACGCCGCTGTCATTATGTGTGAACGCGAGGCATCGGATGCTGCGGGTGCGTACCCGATTACCCCTTCCACCCAAATGGGCGAATACTGGGCGGAAGAAGTCGCCAAAGGTCACGTCAATAACGCCGGGCAACCGCTGATTTTCGTTGAACCGGAATCCGAACATGCCGCCGCCGCCGTGACTGCGGGGATGTCGATGACCGGCTTGCGTGCCACCAACTTCTCCTCCGCACAAGGCGTGGCATTCATGCACGAATCCTTGTATGCCGCTGTCGGTAAACGTCTGCCTTACGTGCTGAACATCGGTTGCCGCGCCATTACCAAGGCCAGCCTCAACGTACATTGCGGTCACGATGACTACCACTGCATTGACGACACCGGTTTCTTCCAAATTTTCGCTAAGAATGCCCAGGAAGCGGCTGACCTTAACCTGATCGGACGCAAGATTGCCGAAATGTCCCTGACCCCTGCGGCAGTGGCGCAAGACGGCTTCCTCACCACCCATTTGATCGAACCGCTGCAAGTGCCGGAACGCGAACTGATTGCGGAATTCCTCGGCAACCCCGCCGACATGATCGACTGCCCCACCCCGGCGCAGGAAATGATTTACGGCCCGAAACGCCGCCGCGTCCCTGAAGTGTGGAGCGTGGATAACCCAATGGTGGCCGGTACGGTGCAAAACCAAGACGCTTACATGCAAGCGACTGCCGCACAACGCCCGTATTTCTTCGACCACATCCGCGACCTTTCCGAAAAAGCGATGGCGGAATACGCCAGCCTCACCGGGCGTTACTACGGGCGCATTGCCGAATACCGTTGCGATGACGCTGACTACGTAATCCTCGGTCAAGGCAGCATGATCGTGCAGGCGGAAGCGGTTGCCGATTACCTGCGTGATACCCGCAAGCTCAAAGTGGGCGTGATTAACCTCACCATGTACCGCCCCTTCCCCGGCGATCTGATCAGCAAGGCACTCAAAGGCAAAAAAGGCTGCGTGGTGCTGGAACGTACCGACCAGCCGCTGGCAGAAGATTTACCCGTGATGCGTGAAGTCCGCGCCTCCCTCACCAAGAGCATGGAAAACGGTTTCGCTACCCGTGGCGAACTGCCTTACCCGCTGTATGCCAGCTACAAAAGCGGCGAAGCCCCAGCCCTGTACTCCGGCTGCTACGGCTTGGGTAGCCGCGACTTGCAACCGGAAGGCATTATCGGTGCTATCGAAAACATGCTGCCCAACGGCAAGAACCAGCGTTTCTTCTATCTGGGCATCGACTTTTACCGCAATGCCGCCTCCCCGCGTCAGGAAGTCTATTTCAACGACCTACTGAGCCGTTACCCGCAAATCAAGGATTTGTCGGTGTATGGCAGCGAAAATCCCAACCTGATGCCGAAAGGTTCCATCACCGTGCGGATGCACTCGGTCGGCGGCTGGGGCGCGATCACCACGGGTAAAAACCTAGCGATGACGCTGTACGACCTGCTCGGTTTCGACATCAAAGCCAACCCCAAATACGGCTCGGAAAAGAAAGGTCAGCCGACCACCTACTACCTGTCCGCCGCGCCTGAACCCATCCGTTTATCGTGCGAATACCATTTCGTCGATGTGGTGCTCTCCCCAGACCCGAATGTATTCCTGCACTCCAACCCATTGCACGGGCTGGACAAGGATGGCGTATTCATTATCCAGAGCAGCCTCGGTTCGTCCGCCGAAGTGTGGGCGCAAATTCCGCGTCAGGCACAGAAATACATCGTTGACCACGGCATCCGCATTTACTACATCGACGGTTTCAAGATTGCGCGGGAAGAAGCTTCCAACGCTGAACTGCAATTCCGTATGCAGGGTAACGCCTTCCAGGGCGCGTTCTTCGCCGCTTCCCCGTTGATGGCACGCAACAATATGACCCGCGATACCCTGTTCGACGCGATTGAAAAACAATTACGCGACAAGTTCGGCAGCAAAGGCGCACGGGTCGTTGAAGACAACCTCAAAGTGGTACGTCGTGGTTTCGATGAAATCATTGAAATCACCGAAAAAACCGTCGGTTTGACCCCCGAAGCGGTGCGCAAGCAAGCCAGTTCCTTGCCGATCATGCTGAAACAGTTGCCGGAAGGCGACGGACGCTTGTCCGACATCCACCGTTTCTGGGAACAGACCGGCAGCTTCTACCTCGAAGGCAAAGGCAGCGGCAACCTCGCCGACCCGTACATGGCAACCGGCTTGATGCCCGTCGCCACCGGCTTCTACCGCGACATGACCCAGATCCGTTTTGAATACCCTGAGTTCAAGCCGGAAAATTGTACCGCTTGCGGCAACTGCTACAGCGTGTGCCCGGACAGCGCGATTCCCGGTCTGGTCAATTCCATTAGCGACGTATTCAACTCCGCCATCATGACGATTGAGCGCGGCGGCAACCCGACCCGTTTCCTGCGTCGTGAAGTGCGTACCGTTGAGAAAAAGCTGCGCGGCCTGATCGACCAAAACGGTGAAGCCGCCAACGTCAACCAGCTCATCGACCACGCAGTACTGGAAACACTGGCAGAATCCCCGCTGGAAGGCACAGAAAAGCAAAGTTTGGAACGCGAATTCAGCCGCCTGCTCGCCACCATCGGCGACTTCCGTTTCGCCATTACCAAGCCTTACTACAGCACCCGCGAGAAAAAGCAGGCAGGCAGCGGCGGTTTGTTCTCCATCACCATCAACCCTTACACCTGTAAAGGCTGTATGGAATGCATCAAGGTCTGTGACGACCAAGCCTTGGTTGCCGTGCCGCAAACCGAATCAGCGGTCGAGCGGATGCGCAAGGAATGGAAATTCTGGCTGGAATTGCCCACCACCGCCCCCGAATTCAGCCGCATTGACGATCTGGATGAAAAGGTTGGTGCACTTGAAACCCTGCTGCTCGACAAGCACAACTACCATTCCATGATGTCCGGCGACGGCGCGTGTCTGGGTTGCGGCGAAAAGACCAGTATCCACCTGTTCACCGCCACAGTGACTGCGTTGCTGCAACCGCGTGTCAAATCGCATCTGGAAAAGATCGACAACCTGATCAACCAGCTCGAGACCAAGGTGCGCATGACCTTGGCGAACAATATCAACCTTGGCGATACCGCTGCCTTCCGTGCTGCTATCGACGGCAACAAGGAACACGACCTGACACTGGGCATCCTCTCGCATTCACTGGAAGCCGACGGCCCGACCCAGCCACTCAACCAGCAATGGCTGAAAGACATTACCAAGCTGCTGGACGCGCTGCGCAACCTGAAATGGCGTTACACCGAAGGCCAGACCAAGCAAGGCCGTGCCGAAATGGGCATTATCAACGCCACAGGCTGTACCTCGGTGTGGGCATCCACCTTCCCGTTCAACCCGTATCCGTTCCCGTGGGCAAACCATTTGTTCCAGGATGCGCCGTCGATGGCGATGGGTATTTTTGAAGGTCACATGGCGAAAATGGCGGACGGTTTCAAAGCCATTCGCAAAGCCGAGTTGATCATTGCCGACAAGTACGATCCGGCGGAACACGATTCCATCCTGACCTACTTCAACTGGAAAGCCTTCAGCGATGAAGAATGGCGTTTGTGCCCGCCAGTTGTTGCCGTCGGTGGTGATGGCGCGATGTACGACATCGGCTTCCAGAACCTGTCGCGTGCGCTGATGTCCGGGATGCCGATCAAGGTGCTGGTACTGGATACGCAGGTGTATTCCAACACTGGCGGGCAGGCGTGTACCTCCGGCTTTATCGGGCAGGTTTCCGACATGGCTCCGTATGGCAAGGCGTGGAAAGGCAAGACCGAAATCCGCAAGGAAATGAGCCTGATCGGAATGGCGCATCGCACTTCATTTGTGCTGCAAAGCTCCATTTCCAATATGACCCACATGATTGAAGGTTTCATTGACGGTTTGAACAGCCGCCGTCCAGCCCTGTTCAATATCTACGCGGTGTGCCAACCCGAACACGGTGTGGCGGATGACGCAGCCGAACAGCAAAGCAAGCTGGCGGTCGAATCCCGCGCTTACCCCTTGTTCCGCTTCGACCCGGATGCAGGCGAAACCCTCAAAGACTGCGCCAGCATCGAAGGCAACCCGTCCATAGACACTGACTGGCCGACTTACACGCTGGAATACACCGACGAAAAAGGCAAAACTGCCAGCATGAAAGTGCCGATGACCTTTGCCGATTTCGCCCTGACCGAAGGCCGTTTCCGCAAGAGCTTCCGCAAAGCCCCGCCGGAAACCTGGAACGACAATATGGTGCAGTTGCACGACTTTATCGAACTGGATGAAGACGCACGCGACGGCCTGTTCCCGTACATCTGGGCAGTCGATGGCAAAAACCGCCTGATGCGGGTGTTGGTTGCGCAGGAACTGGTGGCTTCCACCGAAGAACGCCGTGGTTTCTGGCATCAACTCAAGTCGCTGACCGGGGTTGATCAGGTCGTCGATCTGGATGCGATCAAACTGCAAGCCAAAGCCGAAGTCGCGCAACAACTCACTGCTACCCTGATGGGCATGGCAGCGGGCAGCGTTCCTGCGGGTTTGCTGGCAAGCGGTGGTAATGGCGCATTGTCTCCGGCTACTGGCGCACCAGCGGCTAACGCGGGCAGTTTCGAGCCAGTGTGGGTCGATTCCCCGGAATGTACCGCCTGTGACGAATGCATCAATATCAACCCGGCTATCTTTGCTTACAACGACCAGAAAAAGGCGATTGTGATTAACCCACAAGGCGGCCCGTTCAAGGACATCGTGAAAGCAGCAGAGAAATGCACGGCAGGTTGCCTACACCCTGGGACTCCGCACAACCCGAACGAAGCTGGCTTGGACAAGCTGGTGGCGCGGGCGGCGAAATACCAATGA
- a CDS encoding PilT/PilU family type 4a pilus ATPase — MTILSEAEMRITPLLNVMVKQSASDLYLTTGAHATIKVRGQLKRISRESMKPGNIRQLAEEILTATEIEAFFADRELNKGFSLKGIGRFRMNFYFQRGEVSMVIRHIRSDIRSPDELKLPEVLKKLVMQKEGMLLFVGSTGSGKSTSMASLIQHRNEHHCGHILTIEDPIEYTFRHGKSIIGQREVGFDTLSYANAMREAMREAPDMIMVGEVRDTETMDAVLGFADTGHLVLSTLHATNVIQALERMLYLFPSENKGRVLMDLSLNLRGIVAQRLIPDEKDGLHLAAEVLVNTPYVAELIRTGQFGELKDIIAKGSVDGMQTFDQALYQLYTGSHISKTLALEYAGSRNDLEWQINFGAGHAEDNAAHYDLPEMA; from the coding sequence ATGACCATTTTAAGTGAAGCTGAGATGCGCATCACGCCATTATTGAATGTGATGGTGAAACAAAGCGCGTCGGATTTGTATTTGACCACGGGGGCGCACGCCACGATTAAGGTGCGCGGGCAGCTCAAGCGCATTAGCCGGGAGTCGATGAAGCCGGGAAATATTCGCCAATTAGCCGAAGAGATCCTGACGGCAACCGAAATTGAAGCTTTCTTTGCGGATCGTGAATTAAATAAGGGATTTTCGCTGAAAGGCATTGGGCGCTTCCGCATGAATTTTTATTTTCAGCGCGGGGAAGTGTCGATGGTGATTCGCCATATTCGTTCCGACATTCGCTCGCCGGATGAGTTGAAATTGCCGGAAGTGCTGAAAAAACTGGTGATGCAAAAAGAGGGGATGTTGCTGTTCGTGGGGTCTACGGGGTCGGGGAAGTCGACGTCGATGGCATCCTTGATTCAGCACCGCAATGAGCACCATTGTGGGCATATTTTGACGATTGAAGACCCGATCGAATACACCTTCCGCCACGGCAAATCCATTATTGGGCAGCGTGAAGTCGGTTTTGACACCTTGAGTTACGCCAATGCGATGCGCGAAGCCATGCGAGAAGCCCCGGATATGATCATGGTGGGCGAGGTGCGCGATACCGAAACCATGGATGCGGTGTTGGGTTTTGCCGATACCGGGCATTTGGTGTTGTCGACCTTGCACGCGACTAACGTGATTCAGGCGTTGGAGCGGATGCTGTATTTGTTTCCCAGTGAAAATAAAGGCCGGGTGTTGATGGATTTATCCTTGAATTTGCGCGGGATTGTGGCGCAACGGCTGATTCCTGATGAAAAAGATGGCTTGCATCTGGCGGCAGAGGTGTTGGTGAATACCCCGTATGTCGCTGAGCTGATTCGTACCGGACAATTTGGCGAGTTGAAAGACATTATTGCCAAAGGGTCGGTGGATGGGATGCAAACCTTTGATCAAGCCTTGTACCAGCTTTACACCGGCAGCCATATCAGCAAAACCCTGGCCTTGGAGTACGCCGGTTCCCGCAATGATTTGGAGTGGCAAATCAATTTCGGCGCGGGTCACGCCGAAGACAACGCCGCGCATTACGATTTGCCGGAAATGGCTTAA
- a CDS encoding DUF4124 domain-containing protein produces the protein MLIFGLVSVSVQAEIYRWVDAAGNTVYGDNPPKQSAAKPVDLPMLTVADSPAPAPAAKPEAAPAAEEEAYTDFAITSPTADEAIRANEGNVTVSVSLKPALKPGDGVALYLDSKQVGSGTSLSFALTEVERGEHSVFAVLSNAAGDIIQNTESVKFSVLRHSALQ, from the coding sequence TTGTTAATATTCGGTCTTGTGAGCGTGTCGGTGCAGGCGGAAATTTACCGTTGGGTGGATGCTGCCGGTAACACGGTGTATGGCGATAATCCACCGAAACAAAGTGCTGCCAAACCCGTTGATTTGCCGATGTTAACCGTGGCGGATAGCCCCGCACCTGCGCCCGCTGCCAAGCCCGAAGCAGCGCCCGCAGCAGAGGAAGAGGCGTATACCGATTTCGCGATTACCTCGCCTACTGCCGATGAAGCCATCCGTGCTAACGAGGGAAATGTGACGGTGAGCGTATCCCTGAAACCGGCATTGAAACCCGGCGATGGGGTGGCGCTCTATTTGGACTCAAAGCAAGTCGGTTCCGGCACATCGCTGTCTTTCGCGCTGACCGAAGTCGAGCGCGGCGAACACAGCGTATTTGCCGTATTAAGCAATGCGGCAGGCGACATTATCCAAAATACCGAGTCGGTAAAATTCAGCGTTTTGCGGCATTCAGCCCTGCAATAG
- a CDS encoding (Fe-S)-binding protein, whose translation MIDASILSADTVVALGYMLALGVSLAVILAIANRFLFVYEDPRIDEVDSALPHANCGACGEAGCRIFAEKLIAGEVQPGQCTVNAPANNLAIANFLGVDLGNQEKRVARLACAGGNHVAYNRAKYAGLHSCRGAAMVGGGGKTCTWGCLGMADCADVCEFGAISMDKNGLPVVDADKCTACGDCVDVCPKKLFELHPVSHQLWVACKNLHHGAEAEAECEVACNACERCVNDSPEGLITIRDNLATIDYSKNSLASRVSIQRCPTGAIVWLNRKGETEKGSKAKPVIRKQALPVSHA comes from the coding sequence GTGATTGACGCCAGCATTCTCTCCGCAGACACCGTAGTTGCCCTAGGTTACATGCTGGCCTTGGGAGTTTCTCTCGCCGTTATCTTGGCAATTGCCAACCGTTTCCTGTTTGTGTACGAAGATCCGCGCATCGACGAAGTGGATTCTGCCCTGCCCCATGCCAATTGTGGTGCATGTGGTGAAGCCGGTTGCCGCATTTTCGCCGAAAAGCTGATTGCGGGCGAAGTCCAGCCGGGTCAATGCACCGTTAACGCGCCTGCCAACAACCTTGCGATTGCCAACTTCCTCGGCGTGGATCTGGGTAATCAGGAAAAGCGCGTAGCTCGATTGGCTTGCGCGGGTGGCAATCACGTTGCCTACAACCGCGCCAAATACGCCGGATTGCATTCCTGCCGGGGCGCAGCAATGGTCGGCGGCGGCGGTAAAACCTGTACGTGGGGCTGCCTCGGCATGGCGGATTGCGCCGATGTGTGCGAATTCGGCGCGATTTCAATGGACAAAAACGGCTTGCCCGTCGTCGATGCCGACAAATGCACCGCCTGCGGCGATTGCGTCGATGTCTGCCCGAAAAAGCTGTTTGAACTGCACCCCGTCAGCCACCAGTTGTGGGTGGCTTGCAAAAATCTCCACCACGGCGCAGAGGCTGAAGCCGAATGCGAAGTGGCTTGCAATGCCTGTGAGCGTTGTGTGAACGATTCCCCAGAGGGATTAATAACGATCAGGGACAACCTGGCAACCATTGATTACAGCAAGAATTCCCTGGCTTCCCGCGTCAGCATCCAGCGTTGCCCCACCGGGGCGATCGTGTGGCTGAACCGCAAAGGGGAGACCGAAAAAGGGTCGAAAGCCAAACCTGTCATTAGAAAACAGGCACTCCCAGTTAGTCACGCATAA
- a CDS encoding YggS family pyridoxal phosphate-dependent enzyme codes for MTIRDNIQTIGERIRAAEQRFGRKPGSVQLLAVSKKHPSASIREAIDAGQTCFGENYVQEMVEKAAELANGNRNIDWHFIGPIQSNKTRLIASTARWVHSVDSLKVAQRLSDQKPADVPEINICLQVNISNEISKSGVQPEELAALASQIAALPGIRWRGLMAIPAPEQDFAQQRAVFAQVRALQEDLVAQGFAFDTLSMGMTDDMEAAIAEGATIVRIGTAIFGSRA; via the coding sequence ATGACAATCCGTGACAATATCCAGACAATCGGCGAACGCATCCGCGCTGCCGAACAACGCTTTGGGCGCAAACCGGGCAGTGTGCAATTATTGGCAGTGAGCAAGAAACATCCCAGCGCCAGTATTCGTGAAGCCATCGACGCGGGGCAAACCTGTTTCGGTGAAAATTACGTGCAAGAAATGGTCGAAAAAGCCGCCGAACTTGCCAATGGCAACCGCAATATCGACTGGCATTTCATCGGGCCGATTCAATCCAACAAAACCCGTTTGATCGCCAGCACTGCCCGCTGGGTGCATTCGGTCGACAGTCTCAAAGTCGCTCAGCGCTTAAGCGACCAAAAACCAGCGGACGTGCCTGAGATTAATATTTGCTTGCAAGTGAATATCAGCAATGAAATCAGCAAATCGGGGGTACAACCGGAGGAATTGGCAGCATTAGCAAGTCAGATCGCTGCTTTACCGGGGATTCGCTGGCGGGGTTTGATGGCAATTCCTGCGCCAGAACAGGATTTCGCTCAGCAACGCGCCGTGTTTGCGCAAGTACGGGCGTTGCAAGAAGATTTGGTGGCGCAAGGTTTCGCGTTCGATACGCTGTCAATGGGCATGACCGATGACATGGAAGCCGCGATTGCCGAGGGTGCTACCATCGTGCGCATTGGCACAGCGATTTTCGGCTCGCGGGCTTAA
- a CDS encoding type IV pilus twitching motility protein PilT, with protein sequence MDITQLLAFSVKNNASDLHLSGGMPPMIRVDGEMRKINLPVLDHKQVHALVYDIMNDHQRKNYEEHWECDFSFEIPGVARFRVNAFNQNRGAGAVFRTIPSKVLTLDQLGAPGIFRKISENPRGLVLVTGPTGSGKSTTLAAMVDYKNDTDYGHILTIEDPIEFVHESKKSLVNQREVHRDTKGFEAALRSALREDPDTILVGEMRDLETIRLALTAAETGHLVFGTLHTTSAPKTIDRIVDVFPAAEKEMVRSMLSESLQAVISQTLLKKKGGGRVAAHEILIGTRAVRNLIRENKIAQMRSAMQTGQNDGMQTLDQSLKNLVMKGLVDREAARRKADNPDSI encoded by the coding sequence ATGGACATTACCCAACTGCTGGCGTTTAGCGTCAAAAACAATGCCTCCGACTTACACTTGTCGGGCGGGATGCCCCCCATGATCCGTGTCGATGGCGAAATGCGCAAGATCAACTTGCCGGTACTCGACCATAAACAGGTACACGCGCTGGTGTACGACATCATGAATGATCACCAACGTAAAAACTACGAAGAGCATTGGGAATGCGATTTCTCGTTTGAAATCCCTGGTGTGGCGCGGTTTCGTGTGAATGCCTTTAACCAAAACCGTGGTGCGGGTGCGGTGTTCCGTACTATCCCTAGCAAAGTATTAACACTCGATCAGTTGGGTGCGCCCGGTATTTTTCGGAAAATTTCGGAAAACCCACGCGGCTTGGTGTTGGTAACAGGGCCGACCGGTTCGGGCAAATCCACCACGCTTGCGGCAATGGTCGATTACAAAAATGATACCGATTACGGGCATATTCTAACCATCGAAGACCCGATCGAATTCGTGCACGAAAGCAAAAAAAGCTTGGTCAACCAACGTGAAGTGCACCGCGATACCAAGGGTTTTGAAGCCGCGTTACGTTCCGCGTTACGTGAAGACCCGGATACCATTCTGGTCGGGGAAATGCGTGACTTGGAAACGATTCGCTTGGCATTGACGGCGGCAGAAACCGGGCATTTGGTGTTTGGTACATTGCATACGACATCCGCACCCAAAACCATTGACCGTATTGTGGATGTGTTCCCCGCTGCCGAAAAAGAGATGGTGCGTTCCATGCTTTCCGAATCCTTGCAGGCGGTGATTTCACAGACCCTGCTGAAGAAAAAAGGCGGCGGGCGTGTGGCTGCACACGAAATTCTGATTGGCACGCGAGCGGTACGCAATTTAATCCGCGAAAATAAGATTGCGCAAATGCGTTCCGCGATGCAAACCGGGCAAAATGACGGAATGCAAACCCTTGATCAATCATTGAAAAATTTGGTGATGAAAGGGTTGGTGGATCGTGAAGCGGCGCGGCGGAAAGCGGATAACCCGGATTCTATTTAA
- a CDS encoding PilT/PilU family type 4a pilus ATPase — MDRDAAVSYVHKLLATMLEKKASDLYVTAEAAPSAKIASEMVPLTNQPLNEQTARMLVRAIMNDRQLKQFEEDMECNFSISLPGKARFRVNAFTQRGCAGMVLRHIPNHIPGLKDLGLPPVLRDIAMTKRGLVIMVGATGSGKSTTLASMVDFRNTNSKGHIVTIEDPIEFVHQHKGCLITQREVGVDTSSYEIAMKNTLRQAPDVILLGEIRDREAMDYAIAYAETGHLCLSTLHANSSNQAIDRIINFFPEERRNQLLMDLSLNLKAVVSQRLVRKAKGEGRLPAVEVVINTPLMADLILKGDVPGMKVLTSKSREHGMRTFDQALFDLIEARQITVHEALRHADSQNDLRLRLKLESRFAQDNDFFKGLDELAIEPLENATR, encoded by the coding sequence ATGGATCGCGATGCTGCTGTTAGCTACGTGCATAAGTTATTGGCGACTATGTTGGAAAAAAAGGCTTCCGACTTGTACGTTACAGCGGAGGCAGCGCCTTCTGCCAAGATTGCCAGCGAAATGGTGCCGTTAACCAATCAGCCATTGAATGAGCAAACGGCGCGGATGTTGGTGCGGGCGATTATGAATGACCGCCAGCTCAAACAGTTCGAGGAGGACATGGAATGCAACTTTTCCATTAGTCTACCTGGCAAAGCGCGATTCCGGGTAAACGCTTTCACGCAACGCGGTTGTGCGGGGATGGTCTTGCGCCATATTCCTAACCATATTCCGGGTTTGAAGGATTTGGGTTTGCCGCCGGTATTGCGCGATATTGCCATGACCAAGCGCGGTTTGGTGATTATGGTGGGAGCGACCGGTTCGGGTAAATCGACTACATTGGCGTCGATGGTCGATTTCCGCAATACCAATTCCAAAGGGCATATTGTCACGATTGAAGACCCGATTGAGTTTGTGCATCAGCACAAAGGGTGCTTGATTACGCAGCGCGAAGTGGGGGTCGATACCAGCAGTTATGAAATTGCGATGAAAAATACCTTGCGCCAAGCCCCTGATGTGATTTTGCTGGGGGAAATTCGGGATCGCGAGGCGATGGATTACGCGATTGCTTACGCTGAAACCGGGCATTTGTGCTTGTCGACCTTGCACGCCAACAGTTCCAACCAAGCGATTGACCGTATTATCAACTTTTTCCCGGAAGAACGCCGCAACCAGTTATTGATGGATTTGTCCCTCAATTTGAAGGCGGTGGTATCGCAGCGCTTGGTACGCAAAGCCAAAGGGGAAGGGCGTTTGCCAGCAGTGGAGGTGGTGATTAATACCCCATTAATGGCGGATTTGATCCTCAAGGGCGATGTGCCGGGCATGAAAGTGCTGACCTCAAAATCGCGCGAACACGGGATGCGCACCTTCGACCAAGCCTTGTTTGACTTGATTGAAGCGCGGCAAATCACCGTGCATGAAGCGTTGCGTCATGCCGATTCGCAGAATGACTTGCGCTTACGCCTCAAATTGGAAAGCCGGTTTGCGCAAGATAATGACTTCTTTAAGGGCTTGGATGAGTTGGCGATTGAGCCGCTGGAGAATGCCACACGATGA